Proteins encoded in a region of the Augochlora pura isolate Apur16 chromosome 4, APUR_v2.2.1, whole genome shotgun sequence genome:
- the LOC144468818 gene encoding putative Golgi apparatus membrane protein-like protein CG5021 isoform X1: MASASVPLLMDDDTIAFGEEEEASQNANRLKHPYVTLFHLAFRISAIVVYMMCGWFSSSFIASFVTVILLLSMDFWTVKNITGRLMVGLRWWNYVDDNGKSHWVFESKKGAQQNRINATEARIFWLALILCPLLWSIFFMVALFGLKFKWLLLVCIAIALNGANLYGYVKCKMGNDRNISAATSDFLRKQVIQNVASMMTRSPPATNPNEPANVI, from the exons ATGGCGTCTGCATCG GTCCCTTTACTAATGGATGACGATACAATTGCATttggggaggaggaggaagctAGCCAAAACGCCAACAGACTGAA acatCCATATGTCACCCTGTTTCACTTAGCCTTCAGAATCTCTGCAATTGTAGTTTATATGATGTGCGGGTGGTTCTCGAGTAGTTTCATAGCTAGTTTTGTAACAGTCATATTACTGTTATCAATGGATTTTTGGACAGTCAAAAACATTACTGGCAGGCTAATGGTTGGCCTCAGGTGGTGGAATTATGTCGATGACAATGGAAAGAGTCATTGGGTGTTTGAATCTAAAAAG GGTGCTCAACAGAATCGCATTAATGCAACGGAAGCTCGTATCTTTTGGTTGGCATTGATACTTTGTCCGTTGTTGtggtcaatatttttcatggtGGCCTTGTTCGGCCTAAAGTTCAAGTGGCTGCTGCTTGTGTGCATCGCGATTGCATTGAACGGTGCGAATCTTTACGGATACGTAAAGTGCAAAATGGGGAACGACCGCAACATATCTGCGGCGACCAGCGATTTCCTGAGGAAACAAGTCATACAAAAT GTTGCGTCGATGATGACTAGAAGTCCTCCAGCAACTAATCCAAACGAACCGGCTAATGTGATATGA
- the LOC144468818 gene encoding putative Golgi apparatus membrane protein-like protein CG5021 isoform X2, with translation MASASVPLLMDDDTIAFGEEEEASQNANRLKHPYVTLFHLAFRISAIVVYMMCGWFSSSFIASFVTVILLLSMDFWTVKNITGRLMVGLRWWNYVDDNGKSHWVFESKKNRINATEARIFWLALILCPLLWSIFFMVALFGLKFKWLLLVCIAIALNGANLYGYVKCKMGNDRNISAATSDFLRKQVIQNVASMMTRSPPATNPNEPANVI, from the exons ATGGCGTCTGCATCG GTCCCTTTACTAATGGATGACGATACAATTGCATttggggaggaggaggaagctAGCCAAAACGCCAACAGACTGAA acatCCATATGTCACCCTGTTTCACTTAGCCTTCAGAATCTCTGCAATTGTAGTTTATATGATGTGCGGGTGGTTCTCGAGTAGTTTCATAGCTAGTTTTGTAACAGTCATATTACTGTTATCAATGGATTTTTGGACAGTCAAAAACATTACTGGCAGGCTAATGGTTGGCCTCAGGTGGTGGAATTATGTCGATGACAATGGAAAGAGTCATTGGGTGTTTGAATCTAAAAAG AATCGCATTAATGCAACGGAAGCTCGTATCTTTTGGTTGGCATTGATACTTTGTCCGTTGTTGtggtcaatatttttcatggtGGCCTTGTTCGGCCTAAAGTTCAAGTGGCTGCTGCTTGTGTGCATCGCGATTGCATTGAACGGTGCGAATCTTTACGGATACGTAAAGTGCAAAATGGGGAACGACCGCAACATATCTGCGGCGACCAGCGATTTCCTGAGGAAACAAGTCATACAAAAT GTTGCGTCGATGATGACTAGAAGTCCTCCAGCAACTAATCCAAACGAACCGGCTAATGTGATATGA
- the LOC144468818 gene encoding putative Golgi apparatus membrane protein-like protein CG5021 isoform X3 — protein sequence MDDDTIAFGEEEEASQNANRLKHPYVTLFHLAFRISAIVVYMMCGWFSSSFIASFVTVILLLSMDFWTVKNITGRLMVGLRWWNYVDDNGKSHWVFESKKGAQQNRINATEARIFWLALILCPLLWSIFFMVALFGLKFKWLLLVCIAIALNGANLYGYVKCKMGNDRNISAATSDFLRKQVIQNVASMMTRSPPATNPNEPANVI from the exons ATGGATGACGATACAATTGCATttggggaggaggaggaagctAGCCAAAACGCCAACAGACTGAA acatCCATATGTCACCCTGTTTCACTTAGCCTTCAGAATCTCTGCAATTGTAGTTTATATGATGTGCGGGTGGTTCTCGAGTAGTTTCATAGCTAGTTTTGTAACAGTCATATTACTGTTATCAATGGATTTTTGGACAGTCAAAAACATTACTGGCAGGCTAATGGTTGGCCTCAGGTGGTGGAATTATGTCGATGACAATGGAAAGAGTCATTGGGTGTTTGAATCTAAAAAG GGTGCTCAACAGAATCGCATTAATGCAACGGAAGCTCGTATCTTTTGGTTGGCATTGATACTTTGTCCGTTGTTGtggtcaatatttttcatggtGGCCTTGTTCGGCCTAAAGTTCAAGTGGCTGCTGCTTGTGTGCATCGCGATTGCATTGAACGGTGCGAATCTTTACGGATACGTAAAGTGCAAAATGGGGAACGACCGCAACATATCTGCGGCGACCAGCGATTTCCTGAGGAAACAAGTCATACAAAAT GTTGCGTCGATGATGACTAGAAGTCCTCCAGCAACTAATCCAAACGAACCGGCTAATGTGATATGA